The Bernardetia litoralis DSM 6794 genome includes a window with the following:
- a CDS encoding PorP/SprF family type IX secretion system membrane protein has protein sequence MIKLNCKMVKIKALICILFFCIISIFSNSVLAQDSRFTQFWSAPMTVNPAWAGTVPHWRASVLYRQQWYGVNGGIQSFFGGFDYNLGTGRGALGGWIKQDRISSLNANNLEVAAIYSYRVQFDNDWQLSMAGQLSYGQKTQGMDGLRFEDAMLSGNITAEDFGNYTIHYPDFGAGFVAYNSKMWIGLAAYHLLKPDISVTNIQDQIPVRITAQAGYRIALNDEHTLVPSGIIQYQSPFLQVDAGLNWEWDFLYTGIWYRGLPTRSGTQLLPSSALAVVSGVKIENWQFGVSYDFALASLVGVGGSYEISLTYMPKYDLRRSARGREEVKCPINFR, from the coding sequence ATGATAAAATTAAATTGTAAAATGGTTAAAATTAAGGCTCTAATTTGCATTCTTTTCTTTTGTATAATTTCAATTTTTTCTAATTCAGTTTTGGCACAAGATAGCCGTTTTACACAGTTTTGGAGTGCGCCAATGACGGTAAATCCAGCTTGGGCAGGAACAGTTCCACATTGGAGAGCATCAGTTTTGTATCGCCAACAATGGTATGGCGTGAATGGTGGTATTCAATCTTTTTTTGGTGGATTTGATTATAATTTAGGAACAGGAAGAGGAGCTTTAGGAGGTTGGATAAAACAAGATAGAATTAGTTCTTTGAATGCAAATAATTTAGAAGTTGCTGCAATTTATTCTTATAGAGTTCAGTTTGATAATGATTGGCAACTTTCAATGGCTGGGCAGCTTAGTTATGGGCAAAAAACTCAAGGAATGGATGGTTTGCGTTTTGAAGATGCCATGCTTAGTGGAAATATAACAGCCGAAGATTTTGGAAATTATACTATTCACTATCCCGATTTTGGTGCTGGCTTTGTGGCTTATAATTCCAAAATGTGGATTGGATTAGCTGCTTATCATCTTCTAAAACCTGATATTTCAGTTACAAATATTCAAGACCAAATTCCTGTTCGTATTACAGCGCAAGCAGGTTACAGAATTGCTTTAAATGATGAACATACTTTAGTTCCTTCTGGAATTATTCAATATCAAAGTCCATTTTTGCAAGTTGATGCTGGGCTAAATTGGGAATGGGATTTTTTATATACAGGAATTTGGTATCGTGGCTTACCCACTCGTAGTGGAACACAACTTTTGCCTTCTTCTGCACTAGCAGTAGTTAGTGGTGTAAAAATAGAAAATTGGCAATTTGGAGTAAGTTATGATTTCGCTTTGGCTTCGCTTGTAGGTGTGGGTGGAAGTTATGAAATTAGTCTTACTTATATGCCAAAATACGATTTGAGACGTTCGGCAAGAGGTAGAGAAGAAGTAAAATGTCCGATTAATTTTAGGTAA
- a CDS encoding lycopene cyclase family protein: MDYDIIFTGGGAAALILLYKLSKDENLSQKKILVIDKEKKNINNRSWSFWTNQKTDFDKIVYKEWQKVRFIAPKIDKIDTLNSLKYKMIRGIDFYNFVNARLSKFENIEFLQAEVSEIKSISDTEAEVKLTSEFENRIFKTEYIFDSRFTKEDIPPKSNEYHSLLQHFFGYVIETDEPIFDTKVAQLFDMRLPQRNAVEFVYILPFSPTKALVEYTLFSGQLLENKEFYKVRLESYITTKIKVKDFKILEEEYGVIPMTDFKFEQSKAKNIIYLGTKAGRAKPSTGYAFLRMYRDAENRINAWQKTGKPHYEEKFNKQFETYDKMILNIMERNPEDIQRIFTEMFQNNSIERVLLFLDEQTDFLTDLKIMASVPSAPFLTSIKNLVTGKKGEKLH, translated from the coding sequence ATGGATTACGATATAATTTTTACAGGAGGAGGCGCAGCAGCATTAATATTACTTTATAAATTATCAAAAGATGAAAATTTGTCTCAAAAAAAAATCTTGGTGATTGATAAGGAAAAGAAAAATATAAATAATCGCTCGTGGTCATTTTGGACAAATCAAAAAACAGATTTTGATAAAATAGTGTATAAAGAATGGCAAAAAGTTCGTTTTATTGCTCCAAAAATTGATAAAATTGATACATTAAATTCCTTAAAATATAAAATGATTCGTGGAATTGATTTTTATAATTTTGTGAATGCTAGATTATCTAAATTTGAAAATATAGAGTTTTTGCAAGCAGAAGTAAGTGAAATAAAATCAATTTCTGACACAGAAGCAGAAGTAAAATTGACATCAGAATTTGAAAATAGAATATTTAAAACAGAATATATTTTTGATTCTCGTTTTACAAAAGAAGATATTCCACCAAAAAGTAATGAATATCATTCTTTATTACAGCATTTTTTTGGTTATGTGATAGAAACTGATGAGCCTATTTTTGATACAAAAGTTGCACAGCTTTTTGATATGCGTTTGCCTCAACGCAATGCAGTAGAATTTGTCTATATTTTGCCATTTTCGCCTACAAAAGCATTAGTGGAATACACGCTTTTTTCTGGACAACTTTTAGAAAATAAAGAATTTTATAAAGTTCGATTAGAAAGTTATATTACTACGAAAATCAAAGTGAAAGATTTTAAAATTTTAGAAGAGGAATATGGCGTAATTCCGATGACAGATTTCAAATTTGAACAATCAAAAGCCAAAAATATAATTTATCTAGGCACAAAAGCAGGAAGAGCAAAACCAAGTACAGGATATGCTTTTTTGAGGATGTACAGAGATGCAGAAAATAGAATAAATGCGTGGCAAAAAACAGGAAAGCCACATTATGAAGAGAAATTTAATAAGCAATTTGAAACCTATGATAAAATGATTTTGAATATAATGGAGCGTAATCCAGAAGATATTCAGCGTATTTTTACAGAAATGTTTCAGAATAATTCTATCGAAAGAGTCTTACTTTTTTTAGATGAACAAACCGATTTTCTGACCGATTTAAAGATTATGGCTTCTGTTCCGTCTGCTCCTTTTCTTACTTCTATCAAAAATTTAGTTACAGGAAAAAAAGGTGAAAAATTGCATTAA